TACAGTTCCGCGATCGCCCGCCCGATCCCGCGGGCCGCGCCCGTCACCACCACACCACTCGTGTCCGTCATGCTCCCAGTGTCACGGACGCCCGCCCGGATGACACGGAGGCATAAGGCACGCTCAAGTGGGGTGTGCGAAGTGGACAGTGGAAGGGGTCAAAGAGGGAAGGCCCGCCGACCGCGTCGCGGTCGGCGGGCCTCTCAGACGGACTCCGATTGAATGGGCTGTAAGGCCCGTTCAATCCGAGCGGATGCGCCTCGGAGAGCTGCTCCGCAGAGAAGGAGAGAAGCGGGTTCCGGACGTGGAGCCGACAGACCGGTGGGGTTCCGATCTGTCAGCGGAACAGACGGCAGTCCGTGTCAGGTGGAGGTGAGGGGGGCGTGGCGGAGGTCGGCAGCCGACCCACTCCCGGCCCACGGCCCCCTCATTTCCGGCTGGCTTCGATCAGGGCGGGGACGATCTCGTTCACGTCGCCGACGATGCCGTAGTCCGCGACCTTGAAGATCGGGGCTTCGGCGTCCTTGTTGATGGCGATGATGTTCTTGCTCTTGCCCATGCCGCTCAGGTGCTGCACGGCGCCGCTGACGCCGAGCGCGATGTACGCCTTGGGCTGCACGGTCTTGCCGGTCTGCCCGACCTGTTCGGCGTAGGGGCGCCAGCCGGCGTCCACGACGGCGCGCGTGGCCCCGACGCCCGCGCCGATGCTGTCGGCGAGCCCCTCGACGTACTTCGCGAAGTTCTCGGGGCTGCCGACGCCGCGGCCACCGGTGACGATGACGTCCGCTTCGGTCAACGCGACGCGGCTGCTCTTCTCGACGCTCTTGCCGGTCACCTGGACGCGCGGGGCGGGCAGGGTCAGGTCGACGTCGTACTGCTCACCGGCCGCGCCAGCGGGCGCGGCGGGCGCGAAGGAGCCGGGTTTGACGGTCACGACGACCAGTCCGTCCGCCTCGACCGTTTCGGTCACGCGGGCCAGGTACGTGTAGCGCTGCGCCTGCAGGGCCGCGCCGTTGCTGCTGAGTCTGGTGGCGTCTTCCAGGTACGCGGCGTCGAGTTTGACGGCCACGCGCGGGGCGTACTCGCGGCCGGAGCGGCTGCCGCCGATGATGACGGTGTGCGCCTCGCCTTCCTGCGCGATCTGCGTGGTGGCGGCGGCCCAGACCTCGGCGTTGTAGGTGGCCAGCTGGGGCAGGTCGGCGACGAGTACCTGGTCGGCGACGGCGGCGGCCTCGGTGGCGACGGCAGCGACGTTCTGGCCCAGCACGAGCAGGGTGATGGGGCCCTCGCGGCCGGACTCGCGGGCGGCGGTGACCATTTCCAGGGTGGCTTTCGCCAGTTTCCCGGCGGTGTGTTCAGCGACGATCAGAATCATGCGATCACCTTGGCTTCGTTGCGAAGCAGTTCCAGCAGTTGTTGGGCGGCGGCCTGGGCGTCCTTGCCGTCGATCATCTTGTTCAGGCGGGCGCGGGTCTGGATCTCGGCGTTCACGGTGCGGACCCTGCCCTGCAGCTGGTAGGTGGCGGGGTCGTCCTTGCGGAGTTCCTTCTTCTTGGCTTTCATGATGTTCGGCAGGGTGGGGTAGCGGGGTTCGTTCAGGCCCTGCTGGGTGGTGACGACGGCCGGCAGCGTCGCGCTGAAGCTCTCGTTGCCGTCGTCCACGTCGTGGCGGCCGGTGAGGGTGTCGCCGTCGAGTTTCAGTTCGTTCGTCCAGGTGAGCTGGGGCCAGCCGAGGCGTTCGGCGCTGGCGGCGCCGAGGGCCTGGGAGTCCCAGTCGGCTTCCTGGCCGCCGACGAGGATCAGCGTGACGTTCTCGGCCTGCGCGACCTGCGCGACGGCGCGGCTGAGGGTGACCGCGTCGAACTTCTCGTCGGTCTCGATGTGAATGGCGCGGTCGACGCCCATGGCGAGGGAGGTGCGCAGGGCGTCTTCGACCTTCTTGGGGCCGATGGCCAGC
Above is a genomic segment from Deinococcus depolymerans containing:
- a CDS encoding electron transfer flavoprotein subunit alpha/FixB family protein, which gives rise to MILIVAEHTAGKLAKATLEMVTAARESGREGPITLLVLGQNVAAVATEAAAVADQVLVADLPQLATYNAEVWAAATTQIAQEGEAHTVIIGGSRSGREYAPRVAVKLDAAYLEDATRLSSNGAALQAQRYTYLARVTETVEADGLVVVTVKPGSFAPAAPAGAAGEQYDVDLTLPAPRVQVTGKSVEKSSRVALTEADVIVTGGRGVGSPENFAKYVEGLADSIGAGVGATRAVVDAGWRPYAEQVGQTGKTVQPKAYIALGVSGAVQHLSGMGKSKNIIAINKDAEAPIFKVADYGIVGDVNEIVPALIEASRK
- a CDS encoding electron transfer flavoprotein subunit beta/FixA family protein codes for the protein MNILTLVRQVPDAEARVKISGQSVDLDGATLVIDGMDEYGVEEALRLRESGAPVEQIIALAIGPKKVEDALRTSLAMGVDRAIHIETDEKFDAVTLSRAVAQVAQAENVTLILVGGQEADWDSQALGAASAERLGWPQLTWTNELKLDGDTLTGRHDVDDGNESFSATLPAVVTTQQGLNEPRYPTLPNIMKAKKKELRKDDPATYQLQGRVRTVNAEIQTRARLNKMIDGKDAQAAAQQLLELLRNEAKVIA